A section of the Paenibacillus odorifer genome encodes:
- a CDS encoding tetratricopeptide repeat protein: MTNQTLSEDLIQAADRGDLAAVEQLLARGADVHHKDASGRTALMAATQKNHIPLAQKLIEAGSDVNARDITMLSPYLCAGANGFHEILSLTLAAGADTTSVNRFGGTTLLPSSEKGYLRTVQKCLEAGVAVNHMNNLGWSALLEAVILGNGGRLYSDIIQLLVDAGADVHLPDRDGKSSLQHAEELGQERVIRILNKEKLTLHPSIQSAQELARAEDFRKASLVMEHAMQVDSNNSDFYYYKGYFLGELGRYDEALAAYQQALTIDPDDLDFYFYTANAYRMMKRSEQALAEYDKAIERDPGERFFRYHKSNYLRELGRHEEAVKVMDQLLEQQPARYDFSFHKANSLRSLGRDQEAVEAIENAIANDPSNPLYHHHKAQSLGLLGDHEMAIQEIDIAISYNPANPDFHSAKEQFQLALKR; this comes from the coding sequence ATGACTAATCAAACTCTGTCAGAAGATTTAATTCAAGCAGCGGATCGCGGGGATTTAGCTGCCGTAGAACAGCTTTTGGCTCGTGGTGCCGATGTTCATCATAAGGATGCCAGTGGCCGAACTGCGCTGATGGCGGCAACGCAAAAAAATCATATTCCTCTCGCTCAAAAGCTGATTGAAGCAGGCAGTGATGTGAATGCAAGAGATATCACTATGTTATCACCCTACCTGTGTGCCGGTGCCAATGGATTTCATGAGATTCTGTCTTTAACTCTTGCCGCAGGTGCGGATACAACCAGTGTAAATCGTTTTGGAGGAACTACACTGCTGCCCTCCAGCGAGAAGGGGTATCTAAGAACTGTTCAGAAATGCTTGGAAGCAGGTGTTGCAGTTAACCATATGAACAATCTGGGATGGTCTGCCTTGCTGGAGGCAGTAATTCTCGGGAATGGTGGCCGTTTATACTCCGATATTATTCAGTTGTTGGTGGATGCTGGAGCGGATGTTCATTTGCCGGATCGTGACGGGAAATCATCGTTGCAGCATGCAGAAGAGCTGGGTCAGGAGAGGGTCATTCGTATTCTCAATAAAGAAAAGCTAACGCTTCATCCAAGTATTCAAAGCGCTCAAGAGCTAGCTCGGGCAGAGGATTTCCGGAAAGCAAGTTTGGTTATGGAACATGCAATGCAAGTGGACAGTAATAATTCAGATTTCTATTACTATAAAGGATACTTCTTAGGGGAACTCGGGAGATATGACGAAGCTCTGGCAGCTTATCAACAGGCACTTACTATTGATCCGGATGACCTTGATTTCTATTTCTATACCGCAAATGCCTACCGAATGATGAAGCGATCCGAGCAAGCATTAGCAGAGTATGACAAAGCGATAGAACGCGATCCTGGCGAAAGGTTCTTCCGCTATCATAAATCCAATTATTTAAGAGAGTTGGGCAGGCATGAGGAAGCGGTCAAAGTTATGGATCAGCTTCTGGAACAGCAGCCTGCCCGGTATGATTTCTCGTTCCATAAGGCGAACAGCTTGAGATCACTTGGCCGGGATCAAGAGGCAGTTGAGGCGATTGAGAACGCAATTGCTAACGATCCGAGCAATCCTTTATATCATCATCATAAGGCTCAGTCACTTGGTTTACTTGGTGATCATGAAATGGCCATTCAAGAAATAGATATTGCTATCAGCTATAATCCTGCCAATCCGGATTTTCACTCCGCGAAGGAACAATTTCAGCTGGCCCTTAAACGCTAA
- a CDS encoding DUF1116 domain-containing protein → MSRINELFKSELHVINVGLEMFKDDILKQKGNVTHLEWKPPGGGKPELIAALDALEQEEIAAKIEAANKLAVERIVNSQPVLVGFDQAINVVPGMTKTTILHAGPPITWDKMSGPMKGAVTGALVFEGLAKDLDEAAELAASGEITFSPCHEHNCVGSMAGVTSASMFMHIVENKTYGNIAYTNLSEQLSKILRMGANDETVVARLIWMRDVLGPMLREAMKFSENGIDLRLMLSQALHMGDECHNRNNAGTTLLIQALTPLILRTDYTNEQKIEVFDFVAMSDYFSGPTWMALCKCALDAAHGIEHSTIVTTMARNGVEFGIRVSGMPGNTWFIGPAQKVVGPMFAGYKPEDSGLDIGDSAITETYGIGGFAMATAPAIVALVGGTVDDAMNYSVKMKEITTTENPNVTIPLLNFRGIPTGIDIRKVGQTSIMPVINTAIAHKDPGIGMIGAGITHPPIECFEQAILAFSQSMHS, encoded by the coding sequence ATGAGCAGAATCAATGAGTTATTTAAGAGTGAACTTCACGTTATCAATGTCGGCCTAGAAATGTTCAAGGATGATATCCTGAAGCAAAAAGGCAACGTAACCCATCTGGAATGGAAGCCACCTGGTGGAGGTAAGCCCGAATTAATTGCCGCACTGGATGCGTTAGAGCAAGAGGAAATTGCTGCAAAGATTGAGGCTGCCAACAAGCTGGCTGTAGAGCGAATCGTGAATTCACAACCGGTATTGGTTGGTTTTGACCAAGCGATCAACGTCGTACCAGGGATGACTAAGACTACGATATTACATGCAGGACCTCCGATTACTTGGGATAAGATGAGTGGTCCCATGAAAGGTGCAGTTACCGGCGCTTTGGTCTTTGAGGGCTTGGCGAAGGATCTCGATGAAGCTGCCGAACTAGCGGCATCAGGTGAGATTACGTTCTCCCCTTGTCACGAGCATAATTGTGTGGGTTCCATGGCAGGAGTAACCTCAGCCTCTATGTTTATGCACATTGTAGAGAATAAAACGTATGGCAACATCGCTTATACGAACCTTAGTGAGCAACTGTCGAAAATCTTGCGGATGGGTGCAAACGATGAAACGGTCGTTGCCCGTTTGATCTGGATGAGAGATGTGCTTGGACCGATGCTGCGTGAGGCGATGAAGTTCTCTGAGAACGGCATTGATCTGCGGCTCATGTTATCACAGGCGCTTCATATGGGAGATGAATGCCATAACCGCAACAACGCTGGAACGACTCTTTTGATTCAGGCATTAACGCCGCTTATCCTGAGAACGGATTATACCAATGAGCAGAAAATCGAAGTGTTCGATTTTGTGGCAATGAGTGATTATTTCTCCGGACCAACCTGGATGGCTCTTTGTAAATGTGCACTTGATGCTGCCCATGGCATCGAGCATAGCACCATCGTAACAACGATGGCCCGCAATGGCGTGGAATTTGGTATTCGTGTCAGTGGAATGCCAGGCAATACCTGGTTTATCGGTCCTGCGCAAAAGGTTGTCGGACCGATGTTTGCAGGGTATAAGCCGGAAGACTCGGGACTCGATATCGGAGACAGTGCGATTACCGAAACGTATGGTATAGGTGGCTTCGCCATGGCAACCGCGCCGGCGATTGTAGCATTAGTTGGGGGAACCGTAGATGATGCCATGAACTATTCTGTGAAAATGAAGGAAATCACTACGACGGAGAATCCAAATGTGACGATTCCTTTGTTGAACTTCCGCGGAATTCCTACTGGAATCGATATTCGTAAAGTGGGTCAAACCAGCATTATGCCAGTGATCAACACGGCTATTGCCCATAAGGATCCAGGCATCGGAATGATTGGAGCCGGAATCACTCATCCTCCAATCGAGTGTTTCGAGCAAGCCATTCTCGCTTTTAGCCAGAGCATGCATTCATAG
- the arcC gene encoding carbamate kinase, which yields MSKFIVVAIGGNSLVKDNGRDSIEDQSEAVREIAVNIADLVQAGNDVVVTHGNGPQVGFELRRSEVASEVTGMDVTPLVNCVAGTQGGIGYLIQQALTNEFIHRRLDKKVATVITQVEVSKNDPNFQSPSKPVGSFFTLEQAEEMKRAKPDWVIIEDSGRGYRRVVPSPKPIDIVEKDVIKSLIETGYVVIAVGGGGIPVIKTENNTYEGIDAVIDKDFATSLLAEQIDAESLIITTGVPQVCVNFGTPEQKALEEVTAAEMMVYAEQGHFPAGSMQPKIEASLSFLKKEGRRVIITNPENMKAAMSQQAGTHIVN from the coding sequence ATGAGTAAATTTATAGTTGTAGCCATTGGCGGTAATTCATTGGTGAAAGACAATGGCCGCGATTCTATAGAGGATCAATCTGAGGCAGTACGTGAAATTGCTGTCAATATCGCTGATCTGGTGCAAGCAGGCAACGATGTGGTGGTTACTCACGGCAACGGTCCACAGGTTGGATTCGAGCTGAGACGAAGCGAGGTGGCTTCGGAAGTTACTGGAATGGATGTTACTCCGCTGGTCAATTGCGTGGCGGGCACGCAAGGGGGCATAGGTTATTTAATTCAGCAGGCCTTAACAAATGAATTCATTCACCGCAGATTAGACAAGAAGGTTGCCACAGTTATTACTCAGGTCGAGGTTAGCAAAAATGATCCGAATTTTCAGTCTCCCTCGAAACCAGTGGGCTCCTTCTTCACGCTTGAGCAAGCAGAGGAGATGAAGCGTGCCAAGCCAGATTGGGTCATCATTGAGGATTCAGGTCGTGGTTACCGCCGTGTTGTTCCATCGCCTAAGCCGATTGATATCGTTGAAAAAGACGTCATTAAATCACTCATTGAGACGGGTTATGTGGTGATCGCTGTTGGCGGAGGCGGGATTCCTGTGATCAAAACCGAAAATAATACCTACGAAGGTATCGATGCGGTCATTGACAAAGATTTTGCTACAAGTCTGTTGGCCGAACAGATCGATGCAGAATCGCTGATTATTACAACAGGAGTTCCTCAGGTATGTGTAAATTTCGGTACGCCTGAGCAGAAGGCTCTTGAAGAAGTTACAGCGGCAGAAATGATGGTATATGCGGAGCAGGGTCATTTTCCTGCTGGAAGTATGCAGCCTAAAATTGAAGCAAGTCTTAGCTTTTTGAAAAAGGAGGGACGTAGAGTTATCATTACTAATCCGGAAAATATGAAAGCTGCGATGAGCCAACAGGCTGGCACACATATTGTAAATTAA